In one Thermococcus sp. 2319x1 genomic region, the following are encoded:
- a CDS encoding extradiol dioxygenase, translating into MLIGAAMMPHGNPVLKPEDEETKKLAEVLKKIGKELSRAEVYVLISPHNIRMSEALGVIMAENLISWLGFAGVQLSGEYKTDKELAKEIYLRAKAEGLPVVDINFASLSGEYSRFPLTWGELIPLHFLEKRPLVLLTPARHIPKETLVKFGEVIGEALESYGKRVAFVASADHAHAHGNGPYGYAPEAKEYDKIVMRIIEENRLEELLEMPDELINKALPDSYWQLLVLYGVLKKVPMTVKRTAYACPSYFGMGAALFIRE; encoded by the coding sequence ATGTTAATCGGTGCTGCTATGATGCCCCATGGAAATCCCGTTCTCAAGCCAGAGGATGAGGAAACAAAAAAGCTTGCAGAGGTTCTTAAGAAAATTGGCAAGGAGCTTTCAAGGGCAGAGGTTTATGTTCTTATAAGCCCCCACAACATTCGCATGAGCGAAGCCCTTGGTGTTATAATGGCTGAAAATCTGATTTCGTGGCTCGGTTTTGCTGGAGTGCAGCTTTCAGGAGAATACAAAACGGACAAAGAGCTTGCTAAGGAGATATACCTAAGGGCAAAGGCTGAAGGTTTGCCCGTGGTTGACATAAACTTTGCCTCGCTGAGCGGAGAATACTCCCGTTTTCCTCTAACCTGGGGAGAGCTCATACCTCTTCATTTCTTGGAAAAGAGACCATTGGTGCTTTTAACTCCCGCACGGCACATTCCGAAAGAAACGCTTGTTAAATTTGGGGAGGTTATTGGTGAAGCTCTCGAAAGTTATGGAAAAAGGGTGGCCTTCGTAGCGAGTGCGGATCATGCCCATGCACATGGCAACGGCCCATACGGTTACGCACCGGAGGCTAAGGAATATGACAAGATTGTCATGAGAATAATTGAAGAAAACAGACTTGAGGAGCTCCTCGAGATGCCGGATGAGCTGATAAACAAAGCTTTGCCGGACAGCTACTGGCAGCTACTCGTCCTTTATGGGGTTTTAAAGAAGGTGCCAATGACGGTTAAAAGAACTGCTTATGCATGCCCATCATACTTTGGCATGGGCGCGGCTTTGTTCATAAGGGAATAG
- the thrC gene encoding threonine synthase, translated as MLKCTACGREYSMRKPYQRCECGEPLELEPFESVPGIGRRVWKRFSGFFPFDLKPELSLGEGDTPLTKAKKLSREIGVKVYLKNETTNPTWSFKDRGTYLGIHRALQLGFKKIGTVSTGNMAASVAAYGAFAGLETYILVSSTIAEEKLKALEVYGAKIVKVHGDYGELYYKSLEIGQKKGIYFINSDDPFRVEGYKSISFEIIEEITPDYVLVPTSSGGLLRGVVKGFLELKKSGLIENLPRFVVVQAEGCSPICRAFREGKEKIERFKSPHTIAHAIENPYPPSGNAVLRRLKELSGLCVTVRDEEILEAQRALGREGLFVQPASATGVAAIRKLREREAIEKGAKVVGILTGAGLKTLSYIKAPKVEECLLESFEECFGE; from the coding sequence ATGCTTAAATGCACCGCATGTGGAAGGGAATACTCAATGAGGAAACCCTACCAGAGGTGTGAGTGCGGGGAGCCTTTAGAGCTTGAACCTTTCGAGAGCGTTCCCGGGATAGGGAGAAGAGTTTGGAAGAGATTCTCTGGATTTTTCCCATTTGACCTTAAGCCAGAGCTAAGTCTTGGGGAAGGGGATACCCCACTGACGAAGGCTAAAAAGCTCTCAAGGGAGATCGGAGTTAAAGTCTATCTCAAAAACGAAACCACAAATCCCACGTGGAGCTTTAAGGACAGGGGAACTTATCTGGGCATCCATAGGGCTCTTCAGCTTGGCTTTAAAAAGATTGGAACCGTATCAACGGGCAATATGGCAGCAAGTGTGGCCGCTTATGGAGCTTTTGCTGGCCTCGAAACGTACATCCTCGTTTCATCGACGATAGCAGAAGAAAAACTCAAAGCTTTAGAAGTTTATGGGGCAAAAATCGTTAAGGTTCACGGAGATTACGGGGAGCTCTATTACAAAAGCCTTGAAATAGGCCAGAAAAAGGGTATATACTTCATAAACTCGGATGATCCCTTCAGAGTAGAAGGTTACAAGAGTATAAGCTTTGAGATAATTGAGGAGATAACGCCGGATTATGTTTTAGTCCCTACTTCCTCGGGAGGGTTATTGAGAGGAGTTGTGAAGGGGTTTTTAGAGCTTAAAAAGAGTGGGTTAATCGAGAACCTCCCTCGTTTTGTGGTGGTTCAAGCAGAGGGCTGTTCGCCTATATGCAGGGCGTTCAGGGAGGGGAAAGAGAAAATAGAGCGCTTTAAGAGTCCACACACGATAGCCCACGCCATAGAAAACCCCTACCCGCCAAGCGGGAATGCAGTGTTGAGGCGTTTGAAAGAACTTAGCGGTCTATGCGTTACCGTTAGAGATGAGGAAATACTGGAAGCACAGAGAGCCCTTGGCAGAGAAGGCCTCTTTGTTCAGCCTGCTTCTGCAACGGGAGTAGCTGCAATAAGAAAACTTAGAGAAAGAGAGGCTATTGAAAAAGGGGCGAAGGTCGTTGGCATTCTCACCGGAGCCGGATTGAAGACTTTAAGCTACATTAAAGCTCCAAAAGTGGAGGAATGCCTCTTGGAATCCTTTGAAGAGTGTTTTGGGGAGTGA
- the speB gene encoding agmatinase, translating to MLFGIPSSEKPNLYILGIPWDNSSSFRRGCAEGPRAIREATSEELYNSFNEDLVNLAEHWSYKDLGDVRAESFEELVGKVHELVKSHYNGELFLFLGGDHSVTYATFRALKNVSREEFGLIYFDAHPDLYPEYEGDRYSHACTVRRLVEEDFVRGEQVVQIGVRAPTKEQIEFAEKQGIRIISASEVYHGRKVDVPFEKAYLSFDMDVLDPAFAPGVGNPEPGGLSTRELVEVIKGLNAEVVAFDVVEVNPNYDYKGITAFATAKIIREVLGKVAKGI from the coding sequence ATGCTCTTTGGAATCCCCTCGTCTGAAAAGCCAAACCTTTACATCCTTGGGATTCCGTGGGATAACTCCTCTTCCTTTAGAAGGGGCTGTGCTGAAGGGCCAAGGGCAATAAGAGAGGCAACTTCCGAGGAGCTTTACAACAGCTTTAATGAGGATCTTGTGAACCTTGCCGAGCACTGGAGTTACAAAGATTTAGGGGATGTAAGGGCAGAAAGCTTTGAGGAGCTTGTTGGGAAGGTTCATGAACTCGTTAAAAGTCATTACAATGGAGAACTTTTCCTCTTTCTTGGAGGAGATCACTCGGTAACGTATGCAACTTTTCGGGCTTTGAAAAATGTTTCCAGAGAGGAATTTGGCCTTATATATTTCGATGCCCATCCGGATTTGTACCCTGAATACGAAGGAGACAGATACTCCCACGCGTGTACTGTTAGAAGGCTTGTGGAAGAAGATTTTGTGAGGGGAGAACAGGTAGTCCAGATAGGGGTTAGGGCTCCTACCAAAGAGCAGATTGAATTTGCAGAGAAGCAGGGGATAAGGATTATCTCAGCTTCTGAGGTATACCATGGCCGGAAGGTGGATGTGCCCTTTGAAAAAGCCTACCTTTCGTTTGACATGGACGTCCTCGATCCGGCCTTTGCTCCTGGAGTGGGAAATCCTGAGCCCGGAGGTCTGAGCACGAGGGAGCTTGTTGAAGTGATAAAAGGCCTAAATGCTGAAGTTGTGGCTTTTGATGTAGTTGAAGTCAACCCCAACTACGATTATAAGGGAATAACAGCCTTTGCAACAGCAAAGATAATCAGAGAAGTTCTAGGAAAAGTCGCAAAAGGTATATAA
- the metG gene encoding methionine--tRNA ligase subunit beta: MELYDVNEFWKFDLRVGLVKKAEKLKRTKKLIKLEVDFGSEQRNIITGLADQYAPEDLEGKRFIFVLNLKPKKLSGVESQGMLIVAESEDGKVYLLPVPDEVPIGTKVW; the protein is encoded by the coding sequence ATGGAACTTTATGATGTCAATGAATTCTGGAAGTTCGACCTTAGAGTGGGCCTCGTTAAGAAAGCTGAAAAGCTGAAGAGAACGAAGAAGCTCATAAAACTCGAAGTTGATTTTGGAAGCGAGCAGAGGAATATAATAACCGGTCTGGCTGACCAATACGCTCCCGAGGATCTTGAAGGAAAGAGGTTCATTTTCGTCTTAAACCTGAAGCCCAAGAAGCTTTCAGGTGTTGAGAGTCAGGGGATGCTTATAGTTGCCGAGAGCGAAGACGGCAAAGTTTATCTTCTGCCAGTTCCGGATGAAGTTCCAATAGGAACGAAGGTGTGGTAA
- a CDS encoding MFS transporter, protein MKASRKREIASLRTLENSVLSAYTKKSKIKWFYAFVPFKISTGGTSTLIPLLTLEASGSPQEVGVINAIGSIASMIGGTFWGRLSDKTLKRKPFLMLGFIGTSLFSFLMAFSRDITHLMILNFLYSFFIAATIPIPVILIARVLKKKQLNYGIAKFNEIGGWAWVVGLILGFFLAYFLNIRQLLVVFALVNIFSIVLGVKWIQEVPFRIERKNLGVYANYIVEKFRYLPNIMIHLPDYNKRAFTRFLEFKEFYLASILLWIGAMLYFSQFPVLLKSRNISTPEIYLAAVLNSSISAYMYMKAGIHTERMGGKASLIRGLSIRSFGFSLILLGLSQTGMVFKLYAFASYALAGYSWAYIGISTTSIISKLAKEREQGAMMGFYNLISSLGAIIGSTLSGIIVNSRGFFVDFLFASLLILLSIFIVWKFNANVSSHHKV, encoded by the coding sequence ATGAAAGCTTCTCGGAAGAGGGAGATTGCATCTCTAAGAACCCTTGAAAATTCAGTCCTTTCTGCCTACACAAAGAAGTCCAAGATTAAATGGTTTTATGCATTTGTCCCGTTCAAAATTTCAACAGGTGGCACCTCTACACTGATACCCCTCTTAACTTTAGAAGCGAGCGGATCCCCTCAAGAAGTGGGAGTAATTAACGCTATTGGAAGCATTGCCTCAATGATTGGAGGCACATTCTGGGGGAGGCTTTCGGATAAGACGCTTAAGAGAAAACCATTTTTGATGCTGGGTTTTATAGGAACATCTTTATTCTCGTTTCTAATGGCATTTTCAAGAGATATCACTCACCTAATGATCCTCAACTTTCTGTATTCTTTTTTCATCGCAGCCACAATCCCAATTCCGGTTATACTTATTGCAAGAGTCCTAAAGAAAAAGCAACTCAACTATGGGATTGCGAAGTTTAACGAGATAGGTGGTTGGGCATGGGTTGTTGGGCTTATTTTAGGATTTTTTCTGGCTTATTTTTTAAATATTAGACAGCTCCTTGTGGTTTTTGCCCTCGTTAATATTTTTTCGATCGTTTTGGGAGTTAAATGGATTCAGGAGGTTCCGTTTAGGATTGAAAGAAAGAATCTTGGAGTTTATGCAAACTACATTGTCGAAAAGTTTAGGTATTTGCCAAATATTATGATTCACCTGCCCGACTACAACAAGCGGGCTTTCACAAGATTTTTGGAGTTTAAAGAGTTTTATCTCGCCTCAATCCTCCTCTGGATAGGAGCAATGTTGTATTTTTCACAATTCCCCGTCCTGTTAAAATCCCGCAACATTAGCACGCCCGAGATATATCTGGCTGCTGTTCTAAACTCCTCAATATCAGCCTACATGTATATGAAAGCCGGAATACACACCGAGAGAATGGGTGGAAAAGCCTCTCTCATTAGGGGATTGAGCATACGGAGCTTTGGCTTTTCCCTTATTCTGCTCGGCTTATCTCAAACTGGAATGGTATTTAAACTCTATGCCTTCGCCTCCTATGCACTGGCCGGTTATTCCTGGGCATACATAGGCATATCAACAACTTCAATAATCTCCAAGCTTGCAAAAGAAAGAGAGCAGGGAGCGATGATGGGCTTTTATAACTTGATAAGTTCTCTCGGTGCCATCATTGGAAGTACCTTAAGCGGCATCATAGTGAACTCCCGTGGATTTTTCGTGGACTTTCTTTTTGCTTCCCTTTTAATCCTTCTCAGCATTTTTATTGTCTGGAAGTTTAATGCAAACGTCTCTTCTCACCACAAAGTCTAA
- a CDS encoding pyridoxal-phosphate dependent enzyme has protein sequence METELSSDESPLLRATNLERKLGVSKIHLKLEIVNPTKTHKDRIAKAHVKYAKELGFSGITVGTCGNYGTSIAYFAEKEGLKAVIFIPKHYENSRVEEMKRYGAEVILVDGSYESAVFMSKTFAATMNYYDANPGSQPMVDYEAYSLISKEILKEVEPYAVFVPVGNGSTLVGVYYGFKKYGKMPKIIGVTTSYGNQILNAFYTGSTEEVRDFVETHLNEPLVSSISFDLQKALEAIKSSGGYVFGFADDTALKYARILETSEGIKVLPASALTMAGLVKFVKKFGITDEDFVLLLTGGV, from the coding sequence ATGGAGACAGAATTGAGCTCCGACGAATCACCACTATTGAGGGCAACAAACCTAGAGAGGAAATTAGGAGTCTCAAAAATACACCTAAAGCTCGAGATAGTGAATCCAACAAAAACGCATAAAGACAGGATTGCAAAAGCACACGTGAAGTATGCTAAAGAGCTTGGCTTTTCTGGGATCACTGTGGGAACGTGTGGCAATTATGGGACATCTATAGCATATTTTGCAGAAAAAGAGGGATTAAAAGCCGTGATCTTTATCCCAAAGCACTATGAAAACTCAAGAGTGGAAGAAATGAAAAGGTACGGGGCAGAGGTTATACTTGTAGACGGGTCATATGAATCGGCAGTCTTTATGAGCAAAACCTTTGCAGCTACTATGAATTATTACGATGCAAACCCGGGGTCACAACCTATGGTGGATTACGAAGCCTATTCCCTCATTTCAAAAGAAATTCTCAAAGAAGTTGAGCCATATGCAGTCTTTGTTCCGGTAGGAAACGGTTCCACCTTGGTTGGGGTTTACTATGGTTTCAAGAAGTATGGAAAGATGCCAAAAATCATTGGGGTTACAACAAGCTACGGAAATCAAATACTGAACGCGTTTTATACCGGCAGTACGGAGGAAGTTAGAGACTTCGTGGAGACTCATCTTAATGAACCCCTTGTCTCATCGATATCTTTTGATCTTCAAAAAGCATTAGAGGCTATAAAATCATCGGGAGGTTATGTTTTTGGTTTTGCCGATGATACCGCCTTAAAATATGCCAGAATTCTGGAAACGAGTGAGGGAATAAAAGTACTTCCCGCCTCTGCTCTAACGATGGCCGGACTTGTTAAATTTGTCAAAAAATTCGGGATAACTGACGAGGACTTTGTTTTGCTTCTCACTGGAGGGGTTTGA
- a CDS encoding DUF1611 domain-containing protein — protein MEEALILAEGRYKTTDGKTAHGLVRYSKRFKIVGVIDSTLAGKDAGEILDGIPRGIPIYGSFEEAVAENPDVKYLIIGVATPGGYLPPLYREIIKKAIKRGISIVNGLHNFLSDDPEFSRLARRYKVQLIDVRKIYRDLKIPFTGKIEEVKAIKVAVLGTDGAIGKRTTAIMLHEAFKHFGKKSVFVAMGQTGWMQGAKYCIVMDSIVNDFVAGAIEDVIWRAWKEENPDVIVTHGEGSLLHPAYPGGFELIASGRPDYIVLQHAPARKFFDDFPQYEIPPLEKYIQLIELLSGKKPIAITINSERLTKEEALQKAREIEAMYGILTRVPLYEGVEDIVKVILEDAGHLKAVVQQEVSANASQVL, from the coding sequence ATGGAAGAAGCATTGATCCTTGCGGAGGGAAGATATAAAACAACCGACGGAAAGACCGCCCACGGGTTGGTTAGATATTCCAAGAGGTTTAAGATTGTGGGGGTAATAGATTCCACTTTGGCCGGAAAAGATGCTGGAGAAATCTTGGATGGTATCCCAAGAGGGATCCCCATCTACGGAAGTTTCGAGGAAGCGGTTGCAGAGAACCCCGATGTCAAGTACCTCATAATTGGAGTGGCAACCCCTGGCGGATATTTGCCTCCCCTCTACAGAGAGATTATAAAAAAGGCAATAAAAAGAGGTATAAGCATAGTTAACGGTCTCCACAACTTTCTTAGCGACGATCCCGAATTTTCTCGCTTAGCCAGAAGGTACAAGGTTCAGCTGATAGATGTAAGGAAGATATACAGAGACCTAAAAATTCCTTTCACAGGAAAAATTGAAGAAGTCAAAGCTATAAAAGTCGCTGTGCTGGGCACGGATGGGGCAATAGGTAAAAGAACCACTGCGATAATGCTTCATGAGGCATTTAAGCACTTTGGAAAGAAGAGCGTTTTTGTGGCAATGGGACAAACAGGATGGATGCAAGGGGCAAAATATTGCATAGTAATGGATTCGATAGTAAACGACTTCGTTGCTGGAGCCATTGAAGACGTAATTTGGAGGGCTTGGAAGGAAGAAAACCCTGACGTCATAGTTACACACGGCGAAGGTTCTCTCCTCCATCCAGCTTACCCGGGAGGTTTTGAGTTAATAGCCTCCGGAAGACCTGACTACATTGTGCTCCAGCATGCTCCGGCAAGAAAATTCTTCGATGACTTCCCCCAGTATGAGATTCCACCCTTAGAAAAATACATACAGCTAATTGAACTTTTGTCTGGTAAAAAACCGATAGCTATCACAATAAACTCTGAAAGACTCACAAAGGAAGAGGCTCTCCAAAAAGCAAGAGAAATAGAGGCAATGTATGGCATTCTAACAAGAGTTCCTCTATATGAGGGTGTCGAAGACATAGTTAAGGTAATTCTCGAAGATGCAGGACACTTAAAAGCGGTGGTCCAGCAAGAGGTGAGTGCAAATGCTTCTCAGGTGCTTTGA
- a CDS encoding GNAT family N-acetyltransferase, with translation MEYKIVDGESYLEEIKKLDREISYSFVHFSIPYEEFAKRHEELFKDLLSHGEHKFFAAIDENGKLLGHVWVCLTLDTVDYVKIAYIYDIEVVKKARGLGIGSALLRKAEAWAREKGAKKVVLRVEVDNPAVKWYEERGYQARALIMEKLLDDDFII, from the coding sequence ATGGAGTACAAAATAGTTGATGGGGAAAGCTACTTAGAAGAGATCAAAAAGCTTGACAGGGAAATAAGTTATTCATTCGTTCACTTTTCTATTCCCTATGAGGAATTTGCGAAGAGGCACGAAGAGCTCTTTAAAGACCTTCTCTCTCACGGAGAGCACAAATTCTTCGCCGCCATAGATGAAAATGGAAAGCTCCTGGGCCACGTCTGGGTTTGTTTAACCCTTGACACGGTGGATTACGTCAAAATAGCTTATATCTATGACATTGAAGTTGTTAAAAAGGCAAGAGGTCTTGGAATTGGTTCGGCTCTTTTAAGAAAAGCTGAAGCATGGGCAAGAGAGAAGGGAGCAAAGAAAGTTGTACTTAGGGTAGAAGTTGATAACCCTGCGGTAAAATGGTACGAAGAACGAGGATACCAAGCAAGAGCACTTATAATGGAAAAATTGTTAGACGACGATTTCATCATATAG
- a CDS encoding DUF257 family protein codes for MIIDILDTLSLYKTQIGLAKLEVEFLDNVEVIKVGGRLNVGKVLARLPASDIPKLIKDFELTCTPYFSQNENKQTIVVVLGLSKLFLLAESKFEALMLIDLLVEYENSQKKTIFYFVNMDVLDDGSRYVMSLLEELATTVIRAVRAKDEEETKPYVHVMVLKAINTEMEGFKLKL; via the coding sequence ATGATCATCGACATTCTTGATACCCTATCCTTGTACAAAACTCAAATAGGCCTTGCAAAGCTGGAAGTTGAGTTTCTCGACAACGTGGAAGTCATTAAAGTTGGTGGTCGCTTAAACGTAGGCAAAGTGCTTGCTAGGCTACCAGCGAGTGATATTCCAAAGCTCATTAAGGATTTTGAACTAACCTGCACCCCCTATTTCTCCCAAAATGAAAACAAACAAACTATCGTTGTTGTTTTAGGTTTATCTAAACTGTTTTTGCTTGCTGAATCAAAGTTTGAAGCCCTTATGCTCATTGACCTTCTTGTGGAATACGAGAACTCCCAGAAAAAGACCATATTTTACTTTGTGAACATGGATGTCTTGGATGATGGTTCCAGATACGTGATGTCTCTCTTGGAAGAATTGGCAACCACTGTAATAAGAGCTGTGAGGGCAAAAGATGAGGAAGAAACCAAGCCATACGTGCATGTTATGGTTTTGAAGGCAATTAACACTGAGATGGAGGGCTTTAAACTAAAACTCTAG
- a CDS encoding GNAT family N-acetyltransferase produces the protein MNPIIREAKPEDKPFIEEIAKLTWEGEDYLARVFESWLKDGNFYVLEVEGKVVGTAKLTLLPDKVGWLEGLRVHPDYRGRGFGRMIHNFMLQKGEELAKEGIINALEFSTYFLNRESIAMAKKDGFEVIKRYYIMGRPVEGIKPLKPSNSTIASLEELEYGEYIPVGWKFVHKVPEALDWLKEKAIVKECGGAKFMMPKDSESAFVPFHLSKSYVEQLLPCMAQEALNTSRKYIEIMVPEERMELLEPFRELGFEVWDNCKEPNVLVFKKKLK, from the coding sequence ATGAACCCCATAATTCGCGAGGCCAAACCCGAAGACAAGCCATTCATCGAAGAGATAGCAAAGCTAACATGGGAAGGTGAAGACTACTTAGCAAGAGTTTTTGAGAGCTGGTTAAAAGATGGAAACTTTTATGTTCTTGAAGTTGAGGGAAAGGTCGTCGGAACGGCAAAGCTGACTCTTTTACCCGATAAAGTTGGCTGGCTTGAAGGGCTTAGAGTACATCCAGATTACCGCGGAAGAGGCTTTGGAAGAATGATTCACAACTTCATGCTGCAAAAAGGAGAAGAGCTTGCAAAAGAGGGCATCATAAATGCTTTGGAGTTTTCGACTTATTTTCTCAACAGGGAGAGCATAGCAATGGCGAAGAAGGATGGTTTTGAGGTCATCAAGCGTTACTATATCATGGGGAGACCTGTAGAAGGGATTAAACCTTTAAAGCCATCCAATAGCACAATAGCATCCCTTGAAGAGCTTGAGTATGGAGAGTATATCCCTGTAGGATGGAAGTTCGTCCATAAAGTCCCGGAAGCTTTAGACTGGCTTAAAGAAAAAGCTATTGTCAAAGAATGCGGCGGAGCTAAGTTTATGATGCCCAAAGATTCCGAGAGCGCTTTTGTACCGTTTCATCTTTCGAAATCTTATGTGGAGCAACTCCTTCCCTGCATGGCCCAAGAAGCTTTGAATACGAGTCGAAAATACATTGAAATTATGGTGCCCGAAGAAAGGATGGAATTGCTTGAGCCCTTCAGAGAGCTTGGCTTTGAGGTCTGGGACAACTGCAAGGAGCCCAACGTGTTGGTGTTCAAAAAGAAGCTGAAATAA
- a CDS encoding HEPN domain-containing protein, with protein MELANSAFEERRCDVAIFLAEQALQFYLKAMLIK; from the coding sequence ATGGAACTTGCGAATTCCGCTTTTGAAGAGAGGAGGTGCGATGTCGCAATTTTTCTCGCAGAGCAGGCACTCCAGTTCTACCTCAAAGCCATGTTGATTAAATAG
- a CDS encoding ABC transporter ATP-binding protein, with the protein MADSSSLSLLKRFMGEALSHKRTLAIVVASIVGSALATLAPPYILRIAIDRYILANRYSGFLVVAMLYLASLVAQWFFATLQTFYIEVFGQKVLRDLRARLHEKVLLSNLNFFKDKSTGDLVSRIVNDTGIVNDVLVSGLLGSLGSLLSLIGIIIAMLFLDVKLTLVTLTSVPLMVAVAYYFGGKMRRAYRETRQKIASISSMVEESVAGVETIRAFGREGDVEREFSKVSRETIKAYLRVAVYMGLFWPLMNITSLLSVIVVIAYGGYLAYQGAVSVGVLVAFIQYAQRFREPINEVIGLYDSLQSALAALERIYEVLDDENVEDYSGREVERLGGEIRFENVWFEYDTGVPVLEGINLHIPPATKVAVVGKTGAGKTTMANLIMRFYDPTKGRILYDGIDGRELSRKSLRRRIGYVPQETYLFPGTIMENILLANPEASEEDVIRVCKQLGVHEFIERLPQGYNTSAGEAGKLLSVGERQLISLARALLKDPDIVILDEALSSVDPKTERLVQDAMLRLMEGRTSIIIAHRLGITRFADKIVVVDGGKIVEEGSPEELLARRGHFYRLYTSQMGGV; encoded by the coding sequence ATGGCTGATAGCTCGTCCCTCTCGCTCCTGAAAAGGTTCATGGGCGAGGCCCTCTCCCATAAAAGAACCCTCGCGATAGTCGTTGCGAGCATCGTCGGTTCTGCTCTGGCCACGCTCGCTCCCCCGTACATCCTGAGGATAGCGATAGACCGCTACATTTTGGCTAACAGGTATTCCGGCTTTCTGGTTGTGGCTATGCTCTACCTCGCCTCCCTCGTGGCCCAGTGGTTCTTCGCCACGCTTCAAACGTTCTACATCGAGGTCTTCGGCCAGAAAGTCCTCCGCGACCTGAGGGCGAGGCTCCACGAGAAGGTTCTCCTCTCGAATTTAAACTTCTTCAAGGACAAATCAACGGGCGACCTCGTTTCGAGGATAGTGAACGACACCGGAATAGTGAACGACGTCCTCGTATCAGGCCTTCTCGGCAGCCTCGGCAGTCTGCTGAGCCTTATAGGCATAATAATCGCCATGCTCTTCCTCGACGTAAAGCTGACGCTTGTGACCCTCACGAGCGTCCCGCTGATGGTTGCTGTCGCTTACTACTTCGGCGGGAAGATGAGGAGGGCATACAGGGAGACGAGGCAGAAGATAGCGAGTATTTCGAGCATGGTTGAGGAGAGCGTCGCTGGAGTTGAAACCATAAGGGCCTTTGGGAGGGAAGGTGACGTCGAGAGGGAGTTCTCGAAGGTCTCAAGGGAGACCATAAAGGCCTATTTAAGGGTAGCCGTGTACATGGGCCTCTTCTGGCCTCTCATGAACATAACCAGCCTGCTCTCGGTCATAGTTGTTATAGCCTATGGAGGCTATCTTGCATACCAAGGGGCCGTGAGCGTTGGTGTGCTCGTTGCATTCATCCAGTACGCCCAGCGCTTCCGCGAGCCGATAAACGAGGTCATAGGGCTCTACGACAGCCTGCAGTCGGCTTTGGCCGCGCTTGAGAGAATATACGAGGTTCTTGACGATGAGAACGTCGAGGACTACTCCGGAAGGGAAGTGGAGAGGCTGGGGGGAGAGATAAGGTTTGAAAACGTCTGGTTTGAGTACGATACGGGGGTTCCGGTTCTCGAGGGAATAAACCTCCACATACCTCCCGCCACAAAGGTGGCCGTCGTCGGAAAGACCGGAGCCGGAAAGACTACGATGGCAAACCTGATAATGCGCTTCTACGATCCTACTAAAGGTAGAATTCTCTATGACGGAATCGATGGGAGAGAGCTGAGTCGGAAGAGCCTGAGGAGGAGAATAGGCTACGTCCCGCAGGAGACCTACCTCTTCCCGGGGACGATAATGGAGAACATCCTCCTGGCGAATCCCGAGGCGAGCGAGGAGGACGTTATAAGGGTCTGCAAGCAGCTTGGCGTCCACGAGTTCATAGAGAGGCTTCCACAGGGCTACAATACCTCCGCGGGAGAAGCCGGAAAGCTGCTCTCCGTTGGGGAAAGGCAGCTCATATCCCTCGCGAGGGCGCTCCTCAAGGATCCTGATATAGTCATCCTCGACGAGGCGCTCTCAAGCGTTGATCCCAAGACCGAAAGATTGGTGCAGGATGCCATGCTCAGACTGATGGAGGGCAGGACAAGCATCATAATCGCCCACCGCCTCGGAATAACACGCTTCGCCGATAAGATCGTCGTGGTTGACGGCGGAAAGATAGTGGAGGAAGGTTCTCCAGAGGAGCTGCTCGCGAGGAGAGGCCACTTCTACAGGCTCTACACCTCTCAGATGGGCGGGGTTTGA